In Hymenobacter volaticus, the genomic window CACCGGTGAGGCGAAGCTGATGGCATTCTTGAAGTACCTAGCCGACCGGGGCGTACAAACCAACCTGCGCCGCAGCCGTGGTAAAGATATTGATGCTGCCTGTGGGCAATTAGCTGTGAAGGAAAAGTCTGAAACAGCTTAACCCTGCTTATTTAGCTATTGCATCAAAACCCATCTGAGTTAAGTAGTTTGGGCATTGATCAGCCATAAGCATGGCTATTTTACGGCCTACACCTTCCATATGAACTTTGTTGCCAATAGCTTTAAACCCATAGTAGTTCGATAGGGCTTCTATATGCTTGAGTACAGCACCTTGCATAACCGTTTGCATTACTTCTTTGCGCTCGGCAATTGAGCGATTTATAATAGGGTTTTTGGCGTTTTCTGTATCCAGACGCTGACAGATTTCGGTTGACACGATCATCAAAACTGGCTTTTCTTCAGCCGTAATGGTAGGCAAGTTCTTTACCTGTGCCATGCCGATGCTCATGATCAATGGCTGGCTTATTGGGCAGTCCTTGACCATCAACAATACTACTTCGCGCCCAACTACTTCCCCAAACTTGCGCGGATTGTTGATTTTGTTAATGGTCATAAGAGCTGACATCTCGTCAATATGCTCTCGTATGCTACTTTGAAGAACTTCCGCAAACAAAGATTGAGCGTCGGCAGGTGAAAGTTTGCTTAGAGGACTTTTTTTGTCTTCGTCAGCAAGTTTCGAGCAGACTGTTTGAGAAACATGTTGCACAAGCTGCCTTTGGCCCCTAAGTGTATCAGCTGTAATAGATATGCCGTGTGCGTGTCCTCCCAATAGAAATAGCAGAGAGAATAAGGCTATTGTATATAGTTTTTTCATCTACGCAAGATACTATATAAGCGAAGTATAAATAACATAAAAGTTCTACTGTGTTAGATAAATACAAGTAGTGCCTATCGAGACAGAAGCGGTGTATATACACAATAGCAAGCGTAGCTTAGCAGATTCGAAAATGATTGGGAGGAAAGTCCCATAATGCTCTTGCCAGAGCTAAAGTCAGGGTGTGATAAGTTGATAAGGATACGAAAACATAATCTAATCCATAAGGCTAGGGAAGCGTATGATTGCAGCCTGTGCCTAAGCTAAAGCGACAGTTCGTAGAGCGGGCGCTAAAAGCCCACAAGTTGCTGTACCTATATTCTGAGTATCTACTAAGGTAGAGACATTCCATGCGCTTCTGACGCAGCAAAAAGCTCTTTCATCATTTGCTGAAAGGGCTTTGCTATTTGTTAGTGTATTGTTATCCTGCTAGTAGCACTTACTTCTTGCCAAAGCGGTATGCAATTTCAACATAGGCTGGGTAGAAGCCGCCTACGCTAGTTCCATACACGAAGCCAAGACTGCCGCTCAGGCGGGTAGCCGCCAAACGCCCACCAATCAATCCGAGAAAGCCATCGCCGGCAATGTATGTTTCGTTTAACAACGAAAAACGGCGTGATATACGTGTTGCGCCGCCTACCACCACGATAGGTGTACTTTCACGCTCGCCCTCGACAAAAGCATATCCTAGTCCCAGCGTAGCATTGTTGTCAGCACTACCATAGGTTGCTACTCCGTATCCAATTCCGGCGCCACCACTTTCTCTAAAGCCAAAGACTCGCGCATAGAGAACCCCACCTCCTAAGTTAAACTTTTCGTTTATAGGTACACTCACCTTAGGGGTAACAGCTACAACTCCGGCCCCAAGTCCTGGAATGACAGGCAGTAATACACCGAGCGAAACATTGTCGGTGATGCCATAATTGGCGCCAAATAGAAACAAGTCGATATTTTGCACGTAACCTTCTCCTTTGCGCAAGTTTCGGGCGGTGGGCGCGAAGAACACGCGCGTGCCATTACCAACTGGCTCCCAGCCACGCTGAGCTTGTGCAGTTGAAAGGAGCACTATCCGGCGAATGTTCAGTTTCTGTACGGTAATACGACCTAGATCCGCAGTTGTAAAATCTAACTCGGTTTCCCGTTTCGCGACTAACACCCCAACGAAAGAACTGCCCGATACCAACTCAACAGAGTAAGTCTGACCCAGTGAATCAGCACGCGCACTGCCTGGTTGCTGACTTAAAGTAGTTTTTAACTCCTGGTTGCGACGCTCAATTGTATTGCGCACCTCCTCGAACTCACGGGCCGTGAAAGGGCGCATTCGCTCATCACCATTGCTTAGGGTAGTTTGTAAGGTAATAGATTGGGTACTGTCGAACATTTTAAAACGAAGGAAGCGAGCCTCCCGAAACATATCAGCCGAGTAATAAGGAAATAGACCGTATGCTATTTTCTCTTGCTTGTCGATGGTTTCACCAACGGCAGGGTGTACAATTATTACGTTGGAATTGTCTTGTTGAGCGTGTGCCACAACACCGGTCAAGCATCCTATAAATGCCAGAACCAATTTCGTTTTATAAAACATAGTGTATCCTTGATAAATGGGTAGGTAAACCTACCATTTCCAGTATACACTCAAGCCTTTGCTTGCAAAAAAACTATTTGAAAACTAGACAATTAAACAGCACAATAGAATGCTGAATCCTGGGTTCAAAACCGGCTTTGTAAGCTGATTGCAGGGCTTTATTATGCTGAAAATCTGACTTTTCAGTTTCTCCAACGGCCCACAGCCCGGGGGCGGCCCGTTGAGATTTCCTCGTTTGATTCGCCTTCGGGTACTTCGCGGGTTTCAATGCGCACGGCGTGTGCTTTGGGTTGCACTTTCTGACCGAAGGCATCGGCGAACTCCTGCGTAAACTCTGCACCGAAGAAAATAATGAGCGACGAGTAGTTCACCCACAGCAGCAGCACGATAGCCGAGCCAGCCGCACCGAAGGCCGAACCAGGATTGGACTGAGCAATGTAGAAGGCAATCAAATACTTGCCTACCAAAAATAGCAGGGCCGTAATGAATGCCCCAACGCCTACATCGCGCCAGCGAATGATGGCGTCGGGCAAAAAGCGGTAGATCAGTGCGAACAGCAGCGACGTGATAAAGAGCGAAAGCGCGAAGTCAACGAAGTGAATCAGAATAATGGTGACTTCTGGTAAGAGCCGTTGCAGATAGTCGGTGAAGGAACTGAGGACGGCACTAATAACGAAGGAAATAAGGAGTAAAAGCGCTACACTTAAAATAAGACCGAAGGAAAGGAGCCGGTCTCGAATGAATTGCCAGATTCCGCTCCGGGGTTTCACGCGCAGATTCCAGATGTCGTTGATGCTTTCTTGCAGCGTAACGAAAAAGGTGGTGGCTGCGAAAATAAGCGTGCCGATTCCGATAATGGACGCAATGCCGCTTTTCTGCTGCTTGGTAAACTCAGCAATGGAGTCCTGCAGAAATTTAGCTGAATCGGCGCCTACAAGGCCTTTCATCTGCCCGTACACCTGCCCCGTTATGGCTTCGGCACCAAACACTGAACTGGCCACCGTGATGACGATAAGCAGCAGGGGTGGCAGCGAGAAAATAGTGTAGTAGGAGAGGGCTGCGGCATGGCGAAACGAGTTGTTGGATATAAACTCACTGCCCGTTGCCTTGAGCGTATTGATGATGTCGGAGAAGCGGTAGTGCGTGGCCATAAAGCAAGTGATTCAGAAGAGTCGCTTCGACTAGTACGGTCTTACGGCCCTGACGTTCGATGCAGCAAATCAAACAGTAGACGTTTGCGCAGATCAGTTGAGCGTATTAGTTAGGACCAGAGGATATTTTTTCTTTGTTTTAGACTATGAACGTCCTCCATATCACCCGTCGGCTAGCTGCGCTGTGGCCGGCCTTGTTGCTTGGTAGCCTAATGGCTTGCAACTCCTCCACCAACGAGAAACCTGCCGCTACGGGCACGGCGGAGACGCCCACTGCCGACAGCACGGCTTCGTATCCAGCCGCCGAAGGTTTCGACAAAGCGGGCTCTGACGAACGAGCGCAAGCCCTCGCCGACCAAGTGATGCGCCAGATGGGTGGTTACTCGGCCTGGCAGCAAACTCGGCTGTTAGGTTGGGATTTCCTCGATGGTTCTTATCAGTTATGGGACAAGAAAACCGGCGACTTTCATTGGCAGAAAGACAGCCTAGTGGCCAACTATAATCTGAACACCAAGCAGGGCCACGCCTACCGCGACGGTAAGGATATTTCCGACACCGAAGAAGGCAAGAAGCTGCTCGACAAGATGTACCCGATTTGGGTGAATAACTCGTGGTGGCTGCTAATGCCTTTCAAACTCAAGGATTCGGGTGTCACGCTCACCTACAAAGGCCCTGGCAAACTAATGGATGGCACCACGCCGGCCGAGGTGCTGAACATGACCTTTAAGAACGTCGGTGTTACGCCCGACAATAAATACGAAGTCCTCGTCAACCCCCAAACTAAGTTGGTGGAGGAGTGGGCCTACTACCCGAAAGCCACCGACGCGCAACCGGCTTTCCGCCGCCGCTGGTCGGAGTACAAA contains:
- a CDS encoding YihY/virulence factor BrkB family protein codes for the protein MATHYRFSDIINTLKATGSEFISNNSFRHAAALSYYTIFSLPPLLLIVITVASSVFGAEAITGQVYGQMKGLVGADSAKFLQDSIAEFTKQQKSGIASIIGIGTLIFAATTFFVTLQESINDIWNLRVKPRSGIWQFIRDRLLSFGLILSVALLLLISFVISAVLSSFTDYLQRLLPEVTIILIHFVDFALSLFITSLLFALIYRFLPDAIIRWRDVGVGAFITALLFLVGKYLIAFYIAQSNPGSAFGAAGSAIVLLLWVNYSSLIIFFGAEFTQEFADAFGQKVQPKAHAVRIETREVPEGESNEEISTGRPRAVGRWRN